From Abyssibius alkaniclasticus:
AAGGGTCGGGTTATGGTAAGTGTGATGATGCGCCGAATGGGATTGGTGGCGCTGATCGTTCTTGTAGCGGCCTGCGGTGGCCGCGCGATTGGCGATCTTGTTGATGATTCCACCCCCGCAAGCGAGATTATCGGTTTGGCACAGGCAGAACTGGCGCGTGGCCGTGAAAAACGCGCCGCCGACCTGTTCATGGAGGTGGAGCGTTTGCACCCCTTCACCGCCGAAAGCCGCTTTGCCCTGGTCGAGGCCGCAAAAGCCTATCATGATGCGCGGATGCTCATTGAAAGCCGCGCCGCGGCGAGCCGTTATCTCGATTACTACCCGCGCGACGAATACTCGGCGCTGGCGCAATATCTGGTGGCCCTGTCCTATTATGACCAGATCGTCGATATCCAGCGCGATCAGGGCAATACATTCCAGGCGCTCATGGCGCTGCGCGATGTGATGGAAAACTTCCCCGGCACCGAATATGCCGACCTGGCCGCGCCCAAATTCCAGACAGCACTGAACCAATTGGCCGGCAAAGAGGTTGATGTGGGCCGCTGGTATCTGCGCCAGCGCCAGTATACTTCGGCCATCGGGCGGTTTACCGCCGTGGTGGAAGATTACGGCGACACGCCGCACCGCCCCGAAGCATTGCACCGTTTGGTAGAGGCCTATCTGTCGCTTGGTCTTGATGGGCAGGCCGCTGCGGCCGCGGCGCAACTGGCCGCCGAATACCCCGAAAGCAGCTGGAACGCAGCCGCGCAATCACTGCTGACCACCGGGCGGCAGCCGAATGCGGGCGGCCGGTTCCGTTACTGACGGATGCTGCTTCAGCTCGTCATCCGTGATGTGTTGTTGATTGACCGGGTTGAACTTGCATTTCAGCCCGGTCTCAACGTGCTGACGGGTGAAACCGGGGCAGGCAAATCCATTCTGCTCGACTCGCTTGGCTTTGTGTTGGGCTGGCGTGGCCGCGCCGATGTCGTGCGCCAGGGGGCCGAGCAGGGCGAGGTAACGGCCGAATTCGCCCTAAGTGCCGACCACCCCGCGCAGGCCATTCTGGATGAGGCGGGCCTGCCGGGGGGCGATATGCTGTTGCTGCGCCGCGTCGCCGGGCGCGATGGCCGCA
This genomic window contains:
- a CDS encoding outer membrane protein assembly factor BamD yields the protein MMRRMGLVALIVLVAACGGRAIGDLVDDSTPASEIIGLAQAELARGREKRAADLFMEVERLHPFTAESRFALVEAAKAYHDARMLIESRAAASRYLDYYPRDEYSALAQYLVALSYYDQIVDIQRDQGNTFQALMALRDVMENFPGTEYADLAAPKFQTALNQLAGKEVDVGRWYLRQRQYTSAIGRFTAVVEDYGDTPHRPEALHRLVEAYLSLGLDGQAAAAAAQLAAEYPESSWNAAAQSLLTTGRQPNAGGRFRY